The sequence CCCCTTAAAATTCTAGGCACTCATTTGACTTTAAAAATCGCCAAGCTTTTAGAATGCGAAAAATATTTTGAAATCATTCCTGTTTTTGAAAATATCCCCGCTTTTTATGATCTTAAAAAGAGAGGTATTTATTGGGCGATCAAAGATTTTTTATTGTTGTTAAAAGCGCTTAAAAAGCATCAAATCAAGCGTTTGGTTTTAGAAAAACAAGATTTTAGAAGCACTCTTTTAGCTCCATTGGTTACAGTAATGACTCCTAATCAAAAAATTAAAAATGTTTATCAAAACCGCCAAGAGTTGTTTTTTCAAATTTATGGGCATGTTTTTAATAACTCTCCATATTCTATGAGCTTAAAAAATCCAAAAAAAATTTTGATTAACCCTTTTACAAGAGAAAATTATAGAAATATTTCTTTAGAGCATTTACAAATCATCTTAAAACTTTTAAAGCCCCTTTCTGTTACGCTTTTAGATTTTGAAGAACGATACGCTTTTTTACAAGATAAAGCCACTCATTACTACACTAAAACCAGTTTAGAGGCAGTGAAAAATCTCATTTTAGAAAGCGATTTGTATATAGGGGGGGATTCGTTTTTAATCCATTTAGCTTACTATTTGAAGAAAAATTATTTTATCTTTTTTTATAAGGATAATGATGATTTCATGCCGCCTAATTGTGAGAATAAAAATTTTTTAAAAGCCCATAAAAGCCATTCTATAGAACAAGATTTAATCAAAAAATTCCGCCATTTGGGGCTATTATAATATTGTGTTATACTTCTAAAATCAATTTTGCTTGTTAGGACATTTATGAAAAATATTAGAAATATCGCTGTAATTGCACATGTTGATCATGGAAAAACCACTTTAGTAGATGGCTTGCTTTCTCAATCTGGCACATTTAGTGAGAGGGAAAGAGTGGATGAAAGGGTGATGGATAGCAATGATTTAGAAAGAGAAAGAGGCATTACCATTCTTTCTAAAAATACCGCTATTTATTATAAAGACACTAAAATCAATATTATTGACACTCCTGGGCATGCTGATTTTGGGGGCGAAGTGGAGCGCGTTTTAAAAATGGTGGATGGGGTATTGCTTTTAGTAGATGCTCAAGAAGGGGTCATGCCTCAGACTAAATTTGTGGTTAAAAAGGCTTTGAGTTTTGGGATTTGCCCTATTGTTGTGGTGAATAAAATTGATAAGCCTGCCGCTGAACCGGATAGAGTGGTGGATGAAGTTTTTGACTTGTTTGTAGCGATGGGAGCTAGCGATAAACAATTGGATTTTCCTGTGGTGTATGCTGCTGCTAGAGATGGCTATGCGATGAAAAGTTTAGACGATGAAAAGAAAAATTTAGAGCCTTTGTTTGAAACGATTTTAGAGCATGTGCCAAGCCCTAGTGGGAGCGTGGATGAACCCTTACAAATGCAAATTTTTACGCTTGATTATGATAATTATGTAGGGAAAATCGGTATCGCTAGGGTGTTTAATGGCTCGGTTAAAAAGAATGAAAGCGTGCTGTTGATAAAAAGCGATGGGAGTAAAGAAAATGGTCGTATCACTAAGCTTATAGGCTTTTTAGGACTAGCTAGAACTGAGATTGAAAACGCTTATGTGGGCGATATTGTAGCGATCGCTGGGTTTAA comes from Helicobacter acinonychis and encodes:
- a CDS encoding glycosyltransferase family 9 protein; translated protein: MHIACLLALGDNLITISLLKEIALKQQQPLKILGTHLTLKIAKLLECEKYFEIIPVFENIPAFYDLKKRGIYWAIKDFLLLLKALKKHQIKRLVLEKQDFRSTLLAPLVTVMTPNQKIKNVYQNRQELFFQIYGHVFNNSPYSMSLKNPKKILINPFTRENYRNISLEHLQIILKLLKPLSVTLLDFEERYAFLQDKATHYYTKTSLEAVKNLILESDLYIGGDSFLIHLAYYLKKNYFIFFYKDNDDFMPPNCENKNFLKAHKSHSIEQDLIKKFRHLGLL